The sequence below is a genomic window from Chondrinema litorale.
ATTTTCTCTTATGTAGGATATGAAAGCCAAGAGATTTTGGTAGGAGCCCAGTCTAGCATCAACCTACAGCTAGAGGTTGATAACACAGAGCTAAAAGAGGTGGTAGTAACCGCACTTGGTATTGAAAGGGAAAAGAAAGCACTTGGCTATTCGGTACAGGAAGTACAAGGCGAAGATATTACAGAAGCCAGAGAAACCAACTTGGTAAATTCACTTTCTGGTAAAGTGGCCGGAGTACAAGTTTCTAATGGTAGCTCTGGCTTAGGGGCATCTTCCAGAATTATTATTCGTGGAGAATCTTCATTAGCTGGTAAAAACCAACCATTGTTTGTGGTAGATGGTATTCCTATTAATAACAACACAGACATGAGAACCAACTCTTCTGGCATTGCCGATAATATGAAACTGGATTACGGTAATGGTGCTGCCGAAATTAATCCAGATGATATAGCTTCGATGTCTGTACTAAAAGGGGCGACGGCAACCGCACTTTATGGCGCAAGAGGAGCTGGTGGTGTAGTTTTAATTACAACAAAAAGTGGAAAAGGAGGTGCTAAGTTTGGTGTAGATGTAAACTCTAATATCACTTTCGAAACTGTTTTAGCTTCACCAGAATACCAAAGAGTGTATGGACAAGGTAAAAATGAAGAGTTTAGCTTTACTGATGGTTTTGGTAATGGTACTTATGATGGCGTAGATGAAAGTTGGGGGCCTAGAATGGATGGCCAGCTAATAAAGCAGTTCGATTCTCCAACTACCAATGGAGTAAGAGGTGGTGATGTGCACGATCCATCCAACTATGTTTTTGGTCCTAAGGGTGTAAACTTGGTTAAAAGAGGAGATGTTACGCCAACACCTTTTGAAGATCATGGAGATTTAATCGATCAGTTTTTTGAGACTGGCAGAACTATTAATAACAGTGTGTCTATCCATGGTAATAATGATAATGGAAGTTTCAGGCTTTCTTATACCAATATGGATGCTAAAGGTATTACACCAAATACCGATTTAAGAAGAAACAATTTCTTTTTAAGTACAGATTACAAACTGTTCGACAAACTGACAATTAAGGCTAAAGCAAATTACATTAAAACTGATAGTGATCACCGCCATGCGAATAGTTACGGTACCGAAAGTGTAATGTATTTATTTACTTGGTTTGGCCAACAAGTAAATATGGCTTCTTTGCAAGATTACTGGCAAAAAGGTTTAGAAGGTAGACAGCAATACAACTACAATTATAACTACCACGATAACCCTTACTTTAACATGTATGAAAACACCAATGGGCTCGACAAAAACAGGTTTATTGGTAATGTACAAGCACTTTACGAGATCACTCCAGACCTAAGTCTAATGGTAAGAGCTGGTACAGATTACTCTAATGAATTAAGAGAAATTAAAAGAGCATTTAGTACACAAAGATTCCCTTATGGGCAGTATAGAGAAGATAAAATCAATTATAGAGAGGTAAATACAGATTTCCTTTTAAGCTATAAAAAAAGCGTAGCAAACGATAATTGGTACTTCTCAGCATCTTTTGGGGGAAACAGAATGCAACAAGTCAATCATTTCCATGCGATCTCTAATAATCAGTTAGTAATTCCAGAGGTATATACATTTAATAATACAGATATTGCGCTTAAGTCAGCCATTAGCCGCCCAAGAAAGCAGATTAATAGCTTGTTTGGCTTTGGTCAGGTTGCTTATAAGAACATGATCTTTTTAGATATTACAGCCAGAAATGACTGGTCGAGCGCGCTACTTACCGGTATAGATTATTCTTACTTTTACCCATCCGTTTCTTTAAGTGCAGTTTTGTCTGATGCTTTTGCTTTGCCGGCTGAGATTTCTTTATTAAAAGTAAGAGCTGGTTGGGCAAACGTGGGTAACGATACCGATCCTTATTTTGTAACAGACAAAAGTCAATTCACTTTTGGTGACCAATGGGGAGACAATTTGGTAGTAACAGAAAGTACAAGCTTAACTTCATCAGAGATATTACCAGAAGACCAAAACTCTTATGAAGTAGGTGCTGATGTGAGATTTTTTGGAGATCGTTTAGGCTTAGATTTTACGTATTATCACAGTACTTCTCAAAACCAGATTATTCAGGTAGAAACTCCAATTACTTCTGGTTACACACAACGTACAATTAATGCGGCTAAGATTGTAAACAAGGGTGTTGAATTGATGTTGTCAGCAGTTCCGGTAAGACTTTCTACTGGTTTTGAGTGGAGAACATTTATCAATTTTGCTAAAAACGACAATGAAATCCAAGACTTAGATGCACCTTACGATTTGGCTTCTAACCGTGTAACATTAAGAGCTACATCTGGTGGAAGTATGGGAGATATGTATGGTACAGGTTTTCTTGAGACCGAAGATGGTAGTTTAATTTTGAGAGAAGGTTTGCCTGTTGCTTCAAACGATCTTCGCTATTTGGGTAATTACAATCCAGATTTTACCATGGGTATTACCAATGAGTTTACCTACAAAAACTTATCATTAAATATTTTGTTTGACTGGCGCCAAGGTGGTGAGCTTATGTCTCTCACCAGATTAATTGCAGCTACTTCTGGTAATGTAGTAGAAACTCTTTGGGGAAGAGATGTAGAATTTGGTGGAGCTCATCCGGGAATTAAAGACAGTGGTTTGCCAAGAGGCGATTTAAATGATGGTGTAATTGCCGATGGTGTAAAAGAAGTATTGGATGGAGAAGGAAATGTAATCGGTTACGAAGAAAATGATGTGGTAGTGGCAGCATCAGCATATCACAATAAAAGATACAAGCGCGAAAATGAGTCTGAAGGTATGTACGATGCTACTTATGTTAAGCTTCGAGAGTTAAGACTTGGTTATAATCTACCAAACCAATGGTTTAAAAATACTCCTATCAGAAGTATGAAAGTATCTGTAGTAGGTAGAAACCTATTATTGTGGAGCGATTTTAATCATGGTGATCCTGAATTGCTTTCTTACACGGGTGGTGGTGCAGTTGTTCCCGGTGTAGAAGATATGTCTATCCCTAGCACAAGAAGTTATGGTTTAAACCTCAGCTTCAAATTCTAATTTTCCTTTCTCTCAACTTAAGAATCATTCAAAAAATGAAAAATATAAAGCTAATACTATTGGCATTTGTTGCTTTACTTTCAATAACTGCCTGCGACGAATTCGGAGACGATTTCGATAATGTAAACCCAGATGTTGCAGATAATGTAGACAATAATCCCGAATTGATTTTAACTGGTTTAATTAGAGAACCGATTAACAGTATGGTGGGGAATGCTTGGAGCGAAGGTAATTTAATGGCGCAATACGGTGCCAGAATCGTGTTCACTTCTTTCGATCAGTTTGAATGGGGGAGCCAAGAAGGCACTTGGGATAGATTATACCTCACTATTAGAGATGCCAGAACACTGAATGAAATTGCTACCAATATTGATAATGCGAGCTATCAGGCAGTTTCGATGATAATGGAAGCATGGGCAACTCAAATTTTAACAGATTTATGGGGAGATGTGCCATACTCAGAAGCTTCATTTGGTAAACTAGATGGAAATTTTACACCAACTTACGATGAACAAGAACTGATTTATACTGCCATATTGGACTCTTTAAGCAAAGCAAATGATTTATTAAATAGCACTGAAGTTCCTGTAAATGGAGATATTATGTTTGATGGTGATCTTGCTAAGTGGCAAAAGTTTGGAAACTCACTTCGTTTAAGAGTCGCTTTGAGGTTATCAAATGTAAAGCCTGAGGTTTCAGAAGCTGTAATAGCTCAAGTGTTTAATAATCAAGATGTTAACCCAATTATTTCTACTAATGAAGATAATGCAGCATTGACTTATCTAACTTCATTACCCAATGTAAAGCCAGTAACTGAAGCGGGTGGTTATCGTTCTGGCTCATTTAACGAGTACAGAATGTCTGAAACCTTAGAGAGTGTTTTAGTAACTTATGATGATCCGCGCTTGCAAACTTGGTTTAATCCTACAGCGAATTCTGTAGAGCAAGGTGCACCAGATTGGTCTGGAATGAAAAACGGAATTGTAGACGGTGACGCATACACTTATAAAGGTGGAGATGCTTATCTTTCAAAATTTGCAGACATGTTTTATTTTGAACCAAATGCTGTACAAGGCTTACTAATGAAGTATGATGAAGTACAGTTTATTTTGGCAGAAGCAGCTTTAAATGGATGGATTGCTGGTGATGCACAAGCTTTTTATGAAGAAGCAATAACATCATCTTTTGAATATTGGGATACGGAAATACCTACAGATTATTTAACCCAAGATGGAGTTGCTTATGATGGCGAGCTCGAAACCATTATTACTCAAAAGTGGATTTCTTTACTTTATACAGATTATCAGGGCTTTTTAGAGTTTAAAAGAACTTCGTTTCCAAGTGTGATTGTTCCGGGGCCAGATGCATTTTATAGCTCTTACCCTAGTCGGTTCGAATATCCTACACCTGAGCGTAGCTTAAATGCTTCAAACTATCAAGAAGCAGTACAACGCCAAGGTATAGATGAGTCTAGGTTTGTGATGGCAAAAGTTTGGTGGGAATAAAAAATTAATTTTCTGTAAACAACAGGGATTGGCAATTAGTCTTTCCCTGTTTTTTTATTACCTTAAACCTTCAAATTGAACAACTGTTTTAATTGCGTAATTACTATTTAAAAATCTTAATAAAAGAGATAAATGTATCCGGAAAACCCATATTACCTTTTAACGCCAGGACCACTATCAACAAGTAAATCTGTAAAAGCTGCCATGTTGAGAGACTGGTGCACTTGGGATGATGATTATAAAGAAATTGTGCAGCAAGTAAGAAAAGACTTATTGGAAATTGCCGGAGTAGGAGATGAGTACACATCTGTATTAATGCAAGGAAGTGGTACCTTCTCAGTAGAATCTGTAATTGGAAGTGTAACTTCTACCAACTCTAAGCTGCTTGTATTAGAGAATGGATCTTATGGAAGAAGAATAGCTCAAATAGCTGAGCGATTAAATGTAAATTGTATCACTTATTCAGCTTCTGAAAATGAACAGCATAACCCTGTAAAACTCGCTAAAATATTAGAAGAAGATCAAGCAATTACTCATGTAGCATTGGTGCATTGCGAAACTACAACTGGTATGCTTAACGCTGCCGAGCGTATTTCTGAAATCGCCAAAGAGCATGGTAAAATATTTATATTAGATGCAATGAGCAGCTTTGGAGGTATTCCTATTGATATGATTGAGGCAGGTATCGATTTTTTAATTAGCTCGGCTAATAAATGTATTCAAGGAGTACCCGGATTCGGATTTGTAATTGCGAAAAAAGCAGAGTTAGAAAAATGTAAAGGCAGAGCAAGATCACTGGCACTAGATTTATACGACCAATGGGAAGCTATGGAAAACGATCCTGGAAAATGGAGATATACATCACCAACTCATACAGTGAGAGCATTTGTACAGGCTTTGGCAGAATTACACGAAGAGGGTGGAGTGCTTAAACGATATGAACGTTATCAGGAGAATCATGCAATTTTAGTAGAAGGCATGAGAGAAGCTGGATTCGAAACATTTTTGCCAGATTATTTGCAGTCGCCCATCATTACCGCATTTAAGAATCCAGAAGAAATCGCCTATAATTTTAATCAGTTTTATGATCTCTTAAAAACTAGAGGTTTTGTAATATATCCCGGAAAAGTTTCAGATGCTGATACTTTCCGCATTGGTAATATCGGACATGTATTTCCAGAAGACTTTCGTGAACTGATTAAAGCAGTAAAGTCTTGTATATACTGGAAAGAAACAACTTTTTAATATCAACTCTACAAAACGGCAATGAATTAAATCTTACAATCAGCTTTTAATTATTAATTAACCAGATTTATTATGGATATTCAGTTAGTAGTTTTTGATATGGCAGGAACTACAGTGAAAGACAGAAATAATGTTTGCATAGCTATAATGGAAGCTTTGGCAGATGAAGGCATTTTTGTTGAAATACCTGTTATCAATAAAGTATTAGGCTACCCTAAGCCATTAGCTATAAGAATGTTGATGGGAATGAAGTTGCCGAATGAAAAAGATATTACAGATAAATATGTTGATGAAATTCATCAAAATTTCGTCAAGAAAATGATACATCACTACGAAAGTAGCCCCTTTGTAGCCGAAAAATCGGGAGTAAGAGAAACCTTAGCCGCTTTAAAAAGTTGTGGAATCAAAATAGGAATAGATACCGGGTTTAACAGAGAAATCGCAGATACCATTTTTGCCCGATTAAATTGGGTTAAAGATGGTATTTTTGATTACTCCATTACCAGCGACGAGGTAAAAAACGGTCGTCCACATCCAGATATGATATTGAATCTGATGGAGCAAGCAGGGGTAACTGATCCAAAGCAAGTTATAAAAGTAGGAGATGCGGTTTCAGATATACAAGAGGGCAGAGCTGCAGGTTGTGGTATGGTAGTAGCCGTTACTACTGGCTCTTGGAAAAAAGAAGATTTGGAAAAAGAAGAACCAGATTATTTGATTTATAGCCTTCCAGAATTATTAGATATCATTGGTATACATCAGCCACAATGAAATTTTTTAGTTTAGTAGGCTTATTTATACCACTCTGCTTACAATTATCGGCACAGGTAAAGCCAGTAGCAGAGTGGTATTTCTGGCCAGATTATACCCTGCCCGGAAATGCCAAAAACTATCCCGGTCCTAAGTTGGACAATCCGGCAAGTTACTTTCAGAAACTAGAATACAAAAACACTCCTTTACTTTTCTTTTCTGAAGAACCAACTGAGCGACTGATTAATTTTTTAGCTAAAGAAAAGATTCCGCAAGAAGATTTTACCATTGAATTGTGGTTGTTGGTTCATGTAAATCAGCCGGTCGGTGCTTTAATTACATTAAAAGACAGAAGCCTACAAACCGAACCTGATTGGTTGCTAGGTTACTATGGAGATGAGCTTGTTTATTCTCTTAAAACAGTTAAGCATCCTTATGGTGAGATTATAAATAAAAAGGTAGACGATTACTGGTCTGGTAATTTTTTGCACATAGTTGCTGTGTATGAAGCTGGTAAAATGAAATTGTATTACAATGGTAATTTGCTTGATGAAATAACAGTTGGAGCAAGAGCCAAACCAGCAGGAGAAACCGCAGTAAATAATCAGATAGAACTGGCTGCATACTTAAAGAATGAACCCTATATGGATTTAGGTAATCTGGTAAAATCGCTCAGAATTTATGATCAAGCAATTTCAAAAGAAGAGATTACAAGTAATTTTACCCATTACAAAAAAATGGTGGAGCGAGGAATTCTCTATCCAGACTTATTCCATTTTGCAACTGGTCCTTATTTAAATTATGCCACAAAATCTAGTATCAATTTACTTTGGGAGGCAGATCGAGAAACAACTGCTACTATAGAATATGGTACTTCATTGCCTTTAAAAAACAAACTCGAAGTTAATTCAGAGAGATTGATAAAGGAAGACAATGCTGAACCAGATAATTTTATTGGCGAGGCAGCACTCACTGGTTTAGCGTCTGGCACAAAATACTTTTATCAAATTACACTAAAAGACAAGGCAGGTAACGAAATTCAATCTGGTGTTTTAACTTTTAAAACAGCGGTTGAAGATGACGAAGCTTTTGCTTTTGCAGTAATAGGCGATACAGAAGCGAGACCACACATCAACGATCGGGTAGCAAAATTGATTTGGGGTGAGCGACCAGATTTTTGTTTAAATCTTGGCGATTTAACAGATGGAGGTATAAAAAGACAAAAATTTCAATGGAATTATGAGTATTTTAGTGGAATGACTCAACTCCATAGCCGGATTCCGGTTTTTCCTGTAGCTGGAAATGGTGAGTCAGACTTGTACTGGTATAATCGTTACCATGCATTGCCAGAACCAGAAGGTTATTATAAATTTACTTATGGCAATGCAGATTTTTTTATGTTAGACAGCAACCAAGAAGAAGAGTTTGCTCCTGGTAAAAAACAGTATGTTTGGCTAGAAGAACAATTAAAAAGCTCTCAAGCAAATTGGAAGTTTGTTTGCCATCATCATGCTCCTTACTCTGCTGATGAAGACGATTATGGCGATTCATGGAAGGAGCAAACAGATATGGGAGATTTAGAGGTAAGAAAAATTGTACCTCTCTATGAGAAATACGGTGTAGATATGGTGTTTTTTGGCCATTTACACACTTACCAAAGAACACTACCTATTGCATCAAATCAAGTAAATGAAGAAAATGGAGTAATCTACGTGCAAGCAGGAGGAGGAGGTGGAAACCTAGAAGACTTTGCCCCTGCAAGAGCATGGTTTAGCGCTAAAACCTATCGAGGACATCATTACTTTACAATCAATATTTTCAACAATTCCCTCAGTTTTAAAATGTATGATACTGAGGGTAGACTAAAAGATTTTTTAGAACTTAAAAAATAGATATGGCCTGGACCAATTATCACGGACACTGCTATTACTGCGATGGCAAACTAGAACCCGAAGCTTATGTAGAAAAAGCTTTGGAATTAGATATGCCAGCTATTGGCTTTTCTTCTCATTGCCCTTTTGAAGGCGGGCATGGTTGGAATATGAAGATGGAAGAACTGCCAGATTACCTCAAAGAAGTAGAAGGTTTAAAACAACAATACGGAGACCAAATTCAAATTTACACAGGTCTAGAAATGGACTATATTCCGGGCGTAATTAGTAATCAGTCTGAGCATATAAAACAAGCAAATCTAGATTATACCATTGGTTCTATACATTATACTGGTGTTTTTGATGACGGCAGGTTTTGTGAAATTGATGGAGCTCATCAGAAATTCTTGGAAGGTTTACATCATATTTTTGATGGTGATGTAAAAGCAATGGTAAGTAAGTATTTTGAGCTAACCAGAGAAATGCTAAAAGATGGAATAGATGTTTTAGGGCATTTAGATAAGATTAAAATTCAGGCAGAGCAAGGAGTATTGTTTTCAGAATTTGAAGATTGGTATAGAATAGAGGTTTCTAAAACGCTAGAATCGATTGCAGAAGAAAAAGTTATTCTCGAAGTAAATACCAGAGGAATTTACAAGAAAAAATCTGTGGAGACTTATCCCTCTAAATGGATATTAACTTTAGCAAAAGAGCTAGATATAGATATAATGTTAAATGCAGATGCACATCATCCGGAAGAATTAAATGCCGTTTTTACAGAAACCGCCTCTAAACTCAAAAAAATAGGCTTTAAGGAGCTAAAAGTTTTAAAAAATGGTGAATGGGTTTCATTGTCTTTTAGCGAACGTGGAGTAAATTGGGAATAATTATCTTTTTCTTTCAATACGCTAATTTATATAGATGAATCTTAACAAATCTGTAACTCAGTGGCTGAGTAAAACTAAACTACCACTCTTCACTCTTTTCGCAGTATTGGCTGCTTTTTGTACCTATTCATGCATGTACGCATTCCGTAAACCTTTTGCTGTGGCTACTTTTGAAGGCATAGCGTTTTGGGGAATCGATTATAAAATACTGCTCATTGTTGCTCAAGTTTTGGGCTATACTTTATCTAAGTTTTTAGGAATTAAGATAGTATCTGAGGCTGGAACAAAAATTAGAGGCATAAGCATTTTAGTACTCATCGGTTTGGCTGAGATTGCTTTACTAGGCTTTGCTTTAACTCCTGCACCTTATAATATTATCTTCTTGTTTTTTAATGGATTGCCGTTGGGTATGGTTTGGGGCTTGGTGTTTAGTTACTTAGAAGGCAGAAGAGTTACAGAAATTTTAGGTGCTGGGTTGTCTATAAGCTTTATATTTTCATCGGGCTTTGTAAAAACAATAGGAGCTATTGTAATGCAAGATTGGGGATTTACAGAGTTTTGGATGCCATTTATAACTGGTGGATTATTCGCATTTCCTTTGCTCTTTTTTGTTTGGATGCTCGAACGACTACCAGCACCTTCAGCATTAGATGAGGAACTACGAACCAAGCGAGAACCAATGAATGGTAAGCAGAGAAAGCAATTATTCTTAGGATTTGCACCAGGTTTAATTTTACTTATAATCGTTTATGCTCTGCTCACTGCATTTAGAGATTTTAGAGATAATTTTGCTGCTGAGATTTGGCAAGCAGTAGGCTATGGAGATTCCCCAGAAATTTTCACTGCTACAGAAATTCCAATTTCACTGGCAATTTTAATTATGATGAGCTTGGTCTTTTTAGTGAAAGATAATGCCAAAGCCCTCATGGTAAACCATCTCATTATTTTTGCAGGAATTGTTTTGGTGGGTCTTAGTACAATGGCATATCAAAATAGCATGATTGGCCCAGAGCTTTGGATGATTCTTGTTGGGCTTGGCCTATACATGGGTTATGTACCTTTTAACAGTATATTTTTCGATAGGTTTATCGCTGCATTTCAATATATATCAAATGTTGGCTTCCTTATCTATTTGGCAGATGCTTTTGGCTATATGGGCAGTGTCGGAATTATGTTATACAAAAACTTTGGCAATGCCAATATGAGCTGGCTTAACTTTTTTATATCTTCTAGTTATATAATGGCTGTTGTAGGAGCAGTTTTTACCTTGCTTTCTATGTATTACTTCGCCCAAAAGCATAAAGCATGGAAACAAGATAAAATGGTAGTCTCAGGTGAAAGGCTGGCGTAAAGTATTGTTTCAAGTATAAGTGAATCCTGTTTATCTAAACTGATAAAAATTATATCTATCAAACTGAATATATTTACATTTATTAGTTAGCATCATACTCATAAAAGATGATGATTTGTTTAATTTGCCCTTACTGATTTCAAAAAAATCAGGATTTAATGGAAAATTATCAACAAAAACAGATGGCATCTATTGCCGTCAATCAACTAACTATGAGGCTTACTACATTTCTAATTTTATTTTTACTGGCATTTTCTTTTTGTAAAGCTCAACATCTTGTACATGTTGAACAAGATAGTGTTTATAATTGGAATGGCTTGTCAATTCCACTAAGTAAAAATGATTTTATTTATAGTACAGAAGAAGAGCATGCTTTTCATGTAGCTTTAGGTAAGTTAAAAGCTGTGCTTCGAGTTTACATGAGAGACCCTATGAATGATAATTTAGAGGAGCATTTCGAGTCTCAAGCTTTATCTAGTCGCGATATGCTAGACTTCATTACAAAAAGATATGATGTTTCTGTGAATGGAAATTTTGTTCATAATGATAGAAAAGTTCTTTGGCAACAATATGAGTACATAGAAAAAAAGACTTATTATAAATATAGAGGCTCGCATTTTATGTTTATGAATAATAATGCTTTATACGATGTGATTATCGTTACTTATGGTACTTCTTTTAAAAAGAAAGAGTCAAGCTATTATACTTATTTTCAATCAATAGGTGTGGATGATAACTTTCAAGCTGACTGGAAAACAAGTATACCTTATTGGAGTACAGATGAATTTCCGGTAGGAAAATGGACTTTAAAAAATGGGAATGCGAGTATTTCTAATATGGCCTATCTAAAATTTACTTCAAGTCGAGATATAGAGTTTTATGACAACTTAGATAAATTGGTTTACAAGGAGAGGCTAAACATAACTGAAGATAATGAAATAATGTACTTTATGAAAGATGGAAATCTGGAGCAGATAAAAATACTAGAGCGCAACTCAGATTCTCTAAAACTAGAGTTTACCGCCAACGATGGTACAACCAGAGTTAATCTTTATGAAAATTATTGAGTTATAATTATATATTAAAAAAGGCATCATCTTTAAAGATGATGCCTTTTTTTCTGATGTTAAACAAACAAATCAGGTCTTTTGCTTTTTCTTTTTTGCAGCAGGGAAAAGAATATTATTAAGAATTAATCTGTAACCCGGAGAATTAGGGTGCAGGTTTAAATCTGTAGGTTCTTCTCCAACAAAGTGTCTGTAATCTTCTGGGTCGTGACCTCCAAAAAATGTCCAAGTTCCTTTACCAAAAGTGCCATGTATGTAACGAGCTTCATTTGCTTCTTTGGTTTCACCCATAATTACTACATCAGACTTAATTAATTGCTTTTTAAAAGCTGTGGTTTGGCCCATAAAACCTTTTACCAATAACTCATGATTCTGAGATAGCATAGTTGGAATAGGGTCCCATTTTGCAGAAAACTGAAACAGTTTAAAAAAGTCGTTTCCTTCATTTAAACCTCTCTCATGAGATTGATTATCAATATTAGAATACTCGTATTCGTAAGGATTGATTTTTAATTTAAAGTCTTTGAATGCGAAAGTATTATCGAAATTTAGTTTTGATTGTGCATTTCTGTCAGGTGGATCACCATCGTACATAAAATCACAAATATCTACACCATCGGCAGCAAGTGCTATATCGTAAGTATCTGTAGCTGAACACATGGCAAATAAGAATCCGCCACCAGCACAAAAATCTCTTATCTTTTTAACTACAGCTAGTTTTAACTCAGATACTTTTGTAAAGCCGTGGTTTTGAGCAGATCTTTCAAACTCTCTTTGTTGCTCTATGTACCATTGTTGTCTACCATAAGTTGCATAAAACTTTCCATATTGCCCAGTAAAATCTTCGTGGTGAAGGTGTAACCAGTCGTATTCTGGTAGTTTTTCAAGCATTACCTCATCATCAAATACAACATCGTAAGGAATCTCAGCATAGGATAAAACCAGTGTAACGGCGTCGTCCCAAGGTTGCTTAGATTTTGGAGAGTATACAGCAATTTTAGGAGCTACTTCCAATTTCATTACATCCATGTTTGCTTCAGGGCTCGCAATTGACTGTTTAATTTGTAAAGCTTCAGAATCTGAAATTACCTGATAGCTAACACCTCTTATGATTAATTCGTTTTCAAAAGACTGTAAGTATTTGAACATAAAACTACCCCCTCTGTAGTTGAGAAGCCATTCAGCTTCTACTTCTTGTTGCAAAACCCAGAATGTTACACCGTAAGCTTTTAAGTGATTTGCTTGGCTTTCATCCATTGGTACTAACAGGTAGGCTGCTTTTGTGAAAGTAGTTATTAGTAGGAAAGTTATAAGCAGGAGGAATTTTCTCATATCTCAATTATGCAGATTAAAAAAATTAGTATTTGCTGAAAGATTATAAAATCTATAACACAAATCTGTTTTAAATGAAGATTTACTCTATAAACTTAGTGAATTATTTTAAAGTTTCAATGTGTGAACAGTATGTGTTTGAAAACATTGTTAAGTTGAAATGTAAGATTTTCTATAAAATGTACTCTAAAATAAATCTAGAAAGTATGAATATATTCTATATTGTAAGAAAACTATAGATAGTGAAAAAAATTCAATTGTTTTCTATTAGTAATTATTAAGCATTCATTTTGATTAATCCAAAGCAGAAGATAACAATATATTGTTGAGAATTAACCTATAGCCTGGAGAATTTGGATGATCTGAAAGCTTTGTTGCTTCTTCGCCTACAAAATGTCTATAATCTTCAGGATCATGCCCACCTAAAAATATCCAATAGCCTTTTTCATATTTATTGTAAATGTATCTTGCTTCATCCTTTGCATCAGATGTAGTCAAAACTTTTACATCAGGTTTTATGAATTTGGTTTTAAATGCTGTTGTTTGTCCCATGAAGCCTTTCATCCTTTTTTGGTGGTTTTGAGTTAAGATTGCAGATATCTTATCGGTTTTAGCTGAATATGAAAGAATATTAAAAAAATCCGTGTCTTCTTTAACACCTCTTTCAAAAGATTGATTATCAATAT
It includes:
- a CDS encoding asparagine synthetase B, with the translated sequence MRKFLLLITFLLITTFTKAAYLLVPMDESQANHLKAYGVTFWVLQQEVEAEWLLNYRGGSFMFKYLQSFENELIIRGVSYQVISDSEALQIKQSIASPEANMDVMKLEVAPKIAVYSPKSKQPWDDAVTLVLSYAEIPYDVVFDDEVMLEKLPEYDWLHLHHEDFTGQYGKFYATYGRQQWYIEQQREFERSAQNHGFTKVSELKLAVVKKIRDFCAGGGFLFAMCSATDTYDIALAADGVDICDFMYDGDPPDRNAQSKLNFDNTFAFKDFKLKINPYEYEYSNIDNQSHERGLNEGNDFFKLFQFSAKWDPIPTMLSQNHELLVKGFMGQTTAFKKQLIKSDVVIMGETKEANEARYIHGTFGKGTWTFFGGHDPEDYRHFVGEEPTDLNLHPNSPGYRLILNNILFPAAKKKKQKT
- a CDS encoding histidinol-phosphatase, with translation MAWTNYHGHCYYCDGKLEPEAYVEKALELDMPAIGFSSHCPFEGGHGWNMKMEELPDYLKEVEGLKQQYGDQIQIYTGLEMDYIPGVISNQSEHIKQANLDYTIGSIHYTGVFDDGRFCEIDGAHQKFLEGLHHIFDGDVKAMVSKYFELTREMLKDGIDVLGHLDKIKIQAEQGVLFSEFEDWYRIEVSKTLESIAEEKVILEVNTRGIYKKKSVETYPSKWILTLAKELDIDIMLNADAHHPEELNAVFTETASKLKKIGFKELKVLKNGEWVSLSFSERGVNWE
- a CDS encoding metallophosphoesterase — translated: MKFFSLVGLFIPLCLQLSAQVKPVAEWYFWPDYTLPGNAKNYPGPKLDNPASYFQKLEYKNTPLLFFSEEPTERLINFLAKEKIPQEDFTIELWLLVHVNQPVGALITLKDRSLQTEPDWLLGYYGDELVYSLKTVKHPYGEIINKKVDDYWSGNFLHIVAVYEAGKMKLYYNGNLLDEITVGARAKPAGETAVNNQIELAAYLKNEPYMDLGNLVKSLRIYDQAISKEEITSNFTHYKKMVERGILYPDLFHFATGPYLNYATKSSINLLWEADRETTATIEYGTSLPLKNKLEVNSERLIKEDNAEPDNFIGEAALTGLASGTKYFYQITLKDKAGNEIQSGVLTFKTAVEDDEAFAFAVIGDTEARPHINDRVAKLIWGERPDFCLNLGDLTDGGIKRQKFQWNYEYFSGMTQLHSRIPVFPVAGNGESDLYWYNRYHALPEPEGYYKFTYGNADFFMLDSNQEEEFAPGKKQYVWLEEQLKSSQANWKFVCHHHAPYSADEDDYGDSWKEQTDMGDLEVRKIVPLYEKYGVDMVFFGHLHTYQRTLPIASNQVNEENGVIYVQAGGGGGNLEDFAPARAWFSAKTYRGHHYFTINIFNNSLSFKMYDTEGRLKDFLELKK
- a CDS encoding HAD-IA family hydrolase gives rise to the protein MDIQLVVFDMAGTTVKDRNNVCIAIMEALADEGIFVEIPVINKVLGYPKPLAIRMLMGMKLPNEKDITDKYVDEIHQNFVKKMIHHYESSPFVAEKSGVRETLAALKSCGIKIGIDTGFNREIADTIFARLNWVKDGIFDYSITSDEVKNGRPHPDMILNLMEQAGVTDPKQVIKVGDAVSDIQEGRAAGCGMVVAVTTGSWKKEDLEKEEPDYLIYSLPELLDIIGIHQPQ
- a CDS encoding DUF5690 family protein, whose amino-acid sequence is MNLNKSVTQWLSKTKLPLFTLFAVLAAFCTYSCMYAFRKPFAVATFEGIAFWGIDYKILLIVAQVLGYTLSKFLGIKIVSEAGTKIRGISILVLIGLAEIALLGFALTPAPYNIIFLFFNGLPLGMVWGLVFSYLEGRRVTEILGAGLSISFIFSSGFVKTIGAIVMQDWGFTEFWMPFITGGLFAFPLLFFVWMLERLPAPSALDEELRTKREPMNGKQRKQLFLGFAPGLILLIIVYALLTAFRDFRDNFAAEIWQAVGYGDSPEIFTATEIPISLAILIMMSLVFLVKDNAKALMVNHLIIFAGIVLVGLSTMAYQNSMIGPELWMILVGLGLYMGYVPFNSIFFDRFIAAFQYISNVGFLIYLADAFGYMGSVGIMLYKNFGNANMSWLNFFISSSYIMAVVGAVFTLLSMYYFAQKHKAWKQDKMVVSGERLA